The Salinicoccus roseus genome window below encodes:
- a CDS encoding glucose 1-dehydrogenase, translating to MYEDLKGKTALVTGGSSGIGKAIVKRYHEEGMNVMFTYHSGDDEANEIVDELNDGSGASVATMKCDVTEEQEVVDAVRQTIEKFGGLDVMVNNAGIQKDVPSHELSVDEFDKVINTNLRGTFIGAREALKHYLDTDKKGSIINISSVHEIIPWPHYAHYTASKGGVKLLTQSLALEYSGLGIRVNNIAPGSVNTPINEEFFSTPEEKEGADDFVPMGYVAEPEHISNIAAFMASEQSVYITGQTIVADGGLSLYPSHKNPEYD from the coding sequence ATGTATGAAGATCTGAAAGGAAAAACAGCCCTTGTGACAGGCGGGTCAAGCGGTATCGGTAAGGCGATTGTGAAAAGATATCATGAAGAGGGCATGAATGTAATGTTTACTTATCACAGCGGAGACGATGAAGCGAACGAAATCGTCGATGAACTGAATGATGGGAGCGGCGCATCCGTCGCCACGATGAAGTGTGATGTGACAGAGGAACAGGAAGTCGTCGATGCAGTAAGACAGACGATCGAAAAGTTCGGGGGCCTCGATGTCATGGTCAACAATGCCGGCATCCAGAAGGATGTACCAAGTCACGAGCTCTCGGTCGACGAGTTCGACAAGGTCATCAATACGAACCTCCGCGGCACATTCATCGGGGCCCGCGAGGCATTGAAGCATTACCTCGATACGGATAAGAAGGGCAGCATCATCAATATCTCAAGCGTCCATGAGATCATCCCCTGGCCGCACTACGCCCACTACACTGCAAGCAAGGGCGGCGTGAAGCTGTTGACGCAGTCCCTTGCCCTCGAGTATTCAGGCCTTGGCATAAGGGTAAACAATATCGCTCCCGGCAGTGTAAATACACCGATCAATGAAGAGTTCTTCTCCACACCGGAAGAGAAGGAAGGTGCAGACGACTTCGTACCGATGGGCTATGTTGCAGAACCTGAGCACATATCGAACATCGCAGCCTTCATGGCTTCGGAACAGTCCGTGTACATTACAGGACAGACGATCGTAGCCGATGGCGGCCTGAGCCTCTATCCTTCCCACAAGAACCCGGAATACGACTGA
- a CDS encoding 5'-nucleotidase C-terminal domain-containing protein, with protein sequence MRLTIFATTDIHGALYPYDYFDGSEKSSSLLHLQSHIKRYRADHPEALVLTVDNGDMLQGDVWSDYDYRHRDGEDPLFAPQMINEVYDVIGVGNHEFNFGLDYLETVYSQVGTEIINANVDFRQHPLKDHITPYVIVEAETPHGPLKIGFLSVVPTQIMKWDAFHLEGQVTVDDMRLTVERIAEEVKAQGADVIILLSHSGMSKDPEHVRSYGENQTFLMTMIRDIDGIVFGHTHEFFPDPDFEAEIDNIDFRRGAVNGKPMVQPGVSASYLGQLTFELEYDGGWYIRDAGAQLIAAHSIEMDASLKARYLPMHQKVLDYLSEPIGHIEETWHTYFSRVVPSKAVQAVAEAGKKYALELMDRGEVEALPVLGFNAATKAGRDGAHDFTVIEAGEVTLFSAIDLYKHTNTMVLIKVDGRILKEWLEWSASQFNQPAESDDLLKPNSSKNGFPSYNFDTFFDLEYTFDISQPPKYSGTAKKLNDSERVVEMMYNGKPVRPDDCFIVPANNYRAAYTSFLRKAEVVYESQQSVRDIVTEYMMEGPDFEYKNPMTIIPRGKYRMKTATKAKEYIQNDSNIRHLEIIGDGFSWYEIDLTKEEGHDPSQEE encoded by the coding sequence ATGAGACTGACGATATTTGCAACGACAGACATACATGGCGCACTCTATCCGTATGACTATTTTGACGGCTCGGAGAAATCGTCGAGCCTGCTTCATCTGCAGTCGCACATTAAAAGGTATCGGGCAGACCACCCTGAAGCGCTTGTTCTGACTGTAGATAACGGGGACATGCTGCAGGGGGATGTCTGGAGCGACTATGACTACAGGCACAGGGATGGTGAAGATCCGCTTTTTGCACCGCAGATGATTAATGAAGTCTATGATGTCATCGGCGTCGGCAACCATGAATTCAACTTCGGGCTCGACTACCTCGAGACCGTCTACAGTCAGGTCGGGACAGAAATCATCAATGCAAATGTGGACTTCAGGCAGCACCCTCTAAAAGACCACATCACACCCTATGTGATTGTTGAAGCGGAGACGCCGCACGGGCCGCTGAAGATAGGCTTTTTGAGTGTCGTGCCCACACAGATCATGAAGTGGGATGCCTTCCACCTTGAAGGGCAGGTCACTGTCGACGATATGCGCCTGACCGTCGAGAGGATTGCCGAAGAAGTGAAGGCGCAGGGGGCGGACGTCATCATTCTGCTGTCCCATTCCGGCATGAGCAAGGATCCGGAGCATGTCAGAAGCTATGGTGAAAACCAGACATTCCTCATGACCATGATCCGCGATATCGACGGCATCGTATTCGGGCATACCCACGAATTCTTCCCCGACCCCGATTTTGAAGCGGAAATAGACAATATCGACTTCAGGCGGGGGGCGGTGAACGGCAAGCCGATGGTTCAACCGGGTGTTTCTGCGAGCTATCTCGGCCAGCTTACATTCGAACTTGAATATGATGGTGGATGGTACATCAGGGATGCCGGGGCACAGCTCATTGCAGCCCACTCCATAGAGATGGATGCATCGCTGAAGGCACGCTATCTCCCGATGCACCAGAAGGTGCTCGACTACCTGTCGGAGCCGATCGGCCATATAGAAGAGACATGGCACACCTATTTTTCCAGGGTGGTGCCGTCGAAGGCCGTGCAGGCGGTTGCTGAAGCGGGAAAAAAGTATGCCTTGGAGCTGATGGACAGGGGAGAGGTTGAAGCATTGCCGGTACTCGGCTTCAACGCAGCCACCAAGGCGGGGCGGGATGGCGCACATGACTTCACCGTGATTGAAGCGGGAGAGGTCACACTGTTCTCAGCCATCGACCTGTACAAGCACACCAATACGATGGTGCTCATCAAGGTCGACGGCCGGATATTGAAGGAATGGCTGGAATGGAGCGCCTCCCAGTTCAACCAGCCTGCTGAAAGCGATGATCTGCTGAAGCCGAACAGTTCAAAAAACGGCTTTCCAAGCTACAACTTCGATACATTCTTCGACCTTGAGTATACTTTCGATATTTCACAGCCACCAAAGTACAGCGGTACGGCGAAAAAGCTCAATGATTCAGAACGGGTCGTCGAAATGATGTATAATGGAAAACCTGTCCGGCCGGATGACTGCTTCATCGTGCCGGCGAACAACTACAGGGCCGCCTATACTTCATTTTTAAGGAAAGCGGAGGTCGTGTATGAATCACAGCAGAGTGTACGAGATATTGTGACGGAGTACATGATGGAAGGCCCCGACTTCGAGTACAAGAATCCGATGACCATCATCCCGAGAGGAAAATACAGAATGAAAACCGCCACGAAGGCGAAAGAATATATTCAGAATGACAGCAACATCCGCCACCTGGAGATAATCGGGGACGGATTCAGCTGGTACGAAATCGATTTGACCAAGGAGGAAGGACATGACCCCAGTCAAGAAGAATGA
- a CDS encoding diacylglycerol kinase codes for MKTARIIYNPTSGREAFKESLAEVLERLEVGGYITSTHATTCAGDATQAAAKACDLGFDLIVAAGGDGTVNEVVNGMAAYDERPALGIIPMGTVNDFAKALHIPPTIDEAVEMIVSGQSARIDIGRMNSKYFINIAGGGKITEVSYEAPSKLKSIIGPLAYYVKGIEMLPKIRSTNVKIEYDDNVFEGKVMLFMLGLTNSIGGFEKLVPDARLNDGKFTLIIVEEAGLAEIGHIMTLATRGEHLKHPKVHFFKAEEVDISSFEEVHLNLDGEFGGVLPAHFINLKEHLEVRVPKSFYEEYILTDEEGQ; via the coding sequence ATGAAGACTGCGAGAATTATCTATAACCCGACTTCCGGACGTGAAGCGTTCAAGGAATCCCTGGCAGAAGTATTGGAGCGCCTGGAGGTCGGCGGCTACATAACAAGTACACATGCGACGACATGTGCCGGGGATGCCACACAGGCTGCAGCAAAAGCGTGCGATCTTGGATTCGATCTGATTGTTGCGGCAGGCGGCGACGGTACGGTCAATGAAGTGGTCAATGGTATGGCGGCATATGATGAAAGGCCGGCCCTCGGCATCATACCGATGGGAACGGTGAATGATTTTGCCAAGGCACTGCATATCCCACCGACGATCGACGAAGCAGTGGAGATGATTGTCAGCGGCCAATCGGCACGCATCGACATCGGCCGCATGAACAGCAAATATTTCATCAATATTGCAGGCGGAGGGAAGATCACTGAAGTCTCCTATGAAGCGCCGAGCAAATTGAAATCCATCATCGGTCCCCTGGCATACTATGTAAAGGGGATAGAGATGCTGCCGAAGATAAGGAGCACCAATGTCAAGATAGAGTATGACGACAATGTCTTTGAAGGCAAAGTGATGCTGTTCATGCTCGGACTGACGAATTCCATCGGCGGCTTCGAAAAGCTTGTGCCGGATGCACGGCTGAACGACGGCAAGTTCACCCTGATCATCGTCGAAGAGGCGGGCCTTGCAGAAATCGGGCACATCATGACCCTGGCCACACGGGGGGAGCATCTGAAGCATCCAAAAGTCCATTTCTTCAAAGCTGAGGAAGTGGACATCTCCTCGTTCGAAGAAGTCCATCTCAATCTGGATGGGGAATTCGGAGGCGTCCTCCCCGCCCACTTCATCAACTTGAAGGAACATCTGGAAGTCCGGGTGCCGAAGTCCTTCTACGAGGAATATATCTTGACGGATGAAGAGGGACAATAA
- the rlmD gene encoding 23S rRNA (uracil(1939)-C(5))-methyltransferase RlmD: protein MTPVKKNDYLTATVEDYTHEGQGVVKVDGYPIFIPNVLKGEEIEFKVLKVNQKFGFGKSEKLLAPATNRITPPCPYYYECGGCQIQPLNYEEQQAFKKGTVDKSINRMGRLDRETMDVMAMENPFNYRNKSQIPVQFKDGRIEMGFYRPRSHNIVDIDNCIIQKDIHNKLMLFIKEKFNREHVSVYDEALHKGLVRHVVIRSNHDDSEVQVAFVTNGKKNIFSNIINEMIEAFPMVTSVVQNINDQKTNVIFGERTITLRGKDYITDTLLGKDFRIRAKSFYQVNHAQTEKLYQKAIELADLKGDETIIDTYCGIGTIGLCASDKAGKIIGIEVVQSAVEDAKENAKLNGVDNAEYHLGKSEQVMKKLVSEGVNPDVVFVDPPRKGCHPEFLESLVEVKPEKIIYVSCNPSTLQRDLKYLNAEGYDISPVTPVDMFPQTNHIESVVMLEKMDF from the coding sequence ATGACCCCAGTCAAGAAGAATGACTATTTGACCGCAACCGTTGAAGACTATACACATGAAGGGCAGGGTGTCGTCAAAGTGGACGGCTATCCGATCTTCATCCCCAATGTACTGAAGGGGGAGGAGATAGAGTTCAAGGTGCTGAAGGTAAACCAGAAATTCGGCTTCGGTAAAAGCGAGAAGCTGCTCGCTCCTGCCACAAACCGCATTACGCCACCATGCCCGTACTACTATGAATGCGGCGGCTGTCAGATTCAGCCGCTGAACTACGAAGAGCAGCAGGCATTCAAGAAGGGGACCGTGGACAAGAGCATCAACCGGATGGGCAGGCTCGACCGCGAGACCATGGATGTCATGGCGATGGAGAACCCATTCAACTACCGCAACAAATCCCAGATCCCCGTCCAGTTCAAGGATGGCAGGATCGAGATGGGATTCTACCGCCCGAGGAGCCACAACATCGTCGATATAGACAACTGCATCATACAGAAGGACATCCACAACAAACTGATGCTTTTCATAAAGGAAAAGTTCAACCGGGAACACGTTTCCGTATATGATGAAGCTCTGCACAAGGGACTCGTACGCCATGTCGTCATCCGGTCGAACCATGATGACAGCGAAGTGCAGGTAGCCTTCGTCACCAACGGCAAGAAGAACATCTTCTCAAACATCATCAACGAGATGATCGAAGCGTTCCCGATGGTCACCAGTGTCGTCCAGAACATCAATGACCAGAAGACCAATGTCATCTTCGGGGAGAGGACCATCACACTCCGCGGCAAGGATTACATCACCGACACGCTGCTTGGCAAGGACTTCCGCATCCGCGCAAAATCCTTCTATCAGGTCAACCATGCCCAGACGGAAAAGCTGTACCAAAAGGCCATCGAACTCGCCGACCTGAAAGGTGATGAAACCATCATCGATACGTACTGCGGCATCGGCACCATCGGTCTCTGCGCATCCGATAAAGCCGGGAAGATCATCGGCATCGAAGTCGTCCAGTCCGCCGTGGAAGACGCGAAGGAGAATGCGAAGCTCAATGGTGTGGACAATGCGGAGTACCACCTCGGCAAATCCGAGCAGGTCATGAAGAAGCTCGTCAGCGAAGGGGTCAATCCCGACGTCGTCTTCGTCGACCCGCCGAGAAAAGGGTGCCACCCAGAATTCCTGGAGTCGCTCGTCGAAGTGAAGCCGGAGAAGATCATCTATGTCTCCTGCAACCCGAGCACACTGCAGCGGGATCTGAAGTATCTGAACGCAGAAGGCTATGACATCAGCCCCGTCACACCCGTCGACATGTTCCCGCAGACGAATCATATCGAGAGTGTGGTTATGTTGGAGAAAATGGATTTTTAA